TGGCGCAGGAGATCGCGGTCCTGATGCCCGGGCTGGCCGAACTCGCAGCCGCTCGTGATGCGCCTACTGGTCCAGCCAGCTGACGATGCCGGTGTCGAGTGCGTAATACGCGCCGGCGATACGCAGCTCGTTGTTCTTGGCGTTCGATGCCAGCGGCGGATCGGCGCGTAAAGCGTTGACCGTCAATCGGATCTGGGCGCGAATAGTTCCCTCGATCAGATCGTCGAGGGATTTCCACTGTGCTTGTTTGGCCTCCAAGTAGGCGGGTTTGAGCGCTTCGACGACGTCGGCAAGGTGAGCGGGTGCAGGAGCTCTTTGCTCAAGGGATTTCACGGCCGCAGTTGCGGCACCGCAGCGCTGGTGGCCCAGTACCACCATCAGCGGGGTGTGGTCCATGATAGCGCCGTATTCGATGCTGCCCTCGATGAGGGCATCGTAATCCTGTGCCCCGGTGCGTATTACGAATAGGTCGCCGAGGCCTTGGTCGAAGATGATTTCCGGTGGGACTCGAGAGTCGATGCAGCTGAACACGATTGCCGCGGGATCCTGGCCGTCGGCTAGTTCTTGCCGCCGTCGCGCAGATTGATGTGGATGGGTCATCTGTCCGCTGGCGAAGCGGGCATTGCCGGCCTTCAGCGCCGCAAGTGGGTCTGCGTGTTCGGGCATCGCCGAGGTGGTGGTAGGTGTTGGAATGCCGCGCTCACACGCGGCGACGGCTACGAGTGTGAGCCCGCCGAGAAGCAGCGTCCGCCGGTTCATGGGAACTGCGTGTCTAGATGGGGTCGCTGCTGGAGTAGTTGTCGGCTGTTTGTGTCCGCGCGCCATAGCGCTGGGCGTACGCCTCGTGCTTGCGTGCGTTCTTTTCCCTGTTGACGTTGTCGGCGAGCTTGGGGTCAAGGCCGTGGGTTGCGAGCCGGTGGCGGCGCCAGATCTTGTTGAGGGCATGGGTCATCAGGATGGCCCACACATAGATGGGCAGTGTGATCGCTGTGTGTAATAGCAACCCGCCGGGCAGCAGCCAAAAGGGGGCCAGGATGAAGTGCGGCGGGATCACGTAACGGACCATGTGTCGTCGGATAGCGCCTGGGCCAGAGAGATCGTTGGCGACCCAGTCACGCATGCTGTCGGGCAGACGCTTGCCGTAGCAATAGGTGACGTATTGCCATCCGGTGGGTCGATCGGTGGCCATAGACAAGACTCCTGGGCGTTGTTGATTGTCCGCATTGTCGGTGCGCCCGCTGGGGCCCGGTTCCTCCGGGACGTCGGGGTGTGGTGGTTCCCACCGGGGCCTGTGTAGCAGACAGCCCTGCTGAATAGGGTAACCGCGGTGGGAACCAAACCGAACTATAGACCACCGTTGTCCTGCAGCATTGCCGGGTTGCTAATCTTTGCATGTTGTCGTATTGGTGAGGTGGAGTTGTGGTGGATGCGCGTCAGCCGCTGTATCGGATGAAGGCGGACTTCTTCAAAACCCTGGGGCACCCGGTGCGGATCCGGGTGTTGGAGTTGCTTAGCGAGCGGGATCGGGCGGTCTCGGAGATGCTGCCGGAAGTCGGGATCGAAGCGGCAAACCTATCCCAGCAGTTGGCGGTGTTGCGCCGTGCTGGCTTGGTGACCGCACGGCGCGAAGGTTTGTCGGTGCTGTACACGTTGACCTCGCCGCAGGTGGCCGAGCTGCTGGCGACCGCACGCACAATCTTGACCGGGGTCGTCGCCGATCAGGCCGAATGGCTCGACGGCGCTGATCCGGTCCCTGTGGGGCCCGCGGAGGCGACGCGGGCCCGGCGCTAGCCGGAGGTATCGGACGCTGCCTCCGGCTAGCGCCCACTAGTTGCTTGTTTTCTTAATTAGCGTGATGTGTTGATAGTCGAGTTGCGAAGGACATAAGGAGTGGTTGTGTCGGATGCGGTTGGCATAGCAGGTACGGCGCCAGTGATGCAGGGTTTGGCGCCGGCGCCCACGACTCATGCCGGGGTGTTGTTGTGGGTGGCCGAGATGGCCGAGCTATTGGGGCCGGACAAGGTGGTGTGGTGTGACGGGTCTGATGCTGAATGGAACCGCCTGACGGCACTGCTGATCAAGAAGGGCACCTTCGTTCCGCTGACCGGTAAGCCGAACTCTTTCTGGGCCGTCTCAGATCCGGCGGATGTGGCACGTGTGGAGGACCGCACGTTCATCTGTTCGGATGATTCCGCCGATGCGGGGCCGACCAACAACTGGATGGACCCGGTCGACATGACCACCATCATGACCGAGGAATACCGCGGCGCGATGGCCGGGCGCACCATGTACGTGATCGCCTTCTGTATGGGCCCGTTGGGCTCTGATGAACCGAAATTCGGTGTTCAGGTAACGGATTCAGAGTACGTGGCGGTCTCGATGCAGATCATGACCCGTTCCGGCACCGCGGTGTGGGATCGACTGGGGCTGCGCGGCCGATTCGTCAAATGTGTGCACTCGGTCGGTGCCCCACTTGCGCCCGGGCAGGCCGATGTGCCCTGGCCGTGCGACGAAACCAAGTACATTTCACATTTCCCGGCCACCCGCACCATCTGGAGTTACGGCTCCGGGTACGGCGGCAACGCGTTGTTGGGTAAGAAATGTTTCGCCCTGCGGATCGCCTCGGTGATGGCCCGCGACGAAGGCTGGCTGGCCGAGCACATGCTGATTCTCAAACTGACCTCCCCCGAAGGGGTCGTGAGATATGTAGCCGCAGCGTTCCCGTCCTCGTGCGGCAAGACAAACATGGCGATGCTACAACCCGCATTGCCGGGGTGGACGGCCGAGACGATCGGCGATGACATCGCATGGATGCGCTTCGGGGCAGATGGACGTCTATATGCGGTCAACCCCGAAGCCGGATTCTTCGGAGTGGCACCCGGCACTGGCGGCCGCACCAACCCGAACGCGATGGACACCATCGAGCTTGGCAACTCCATTTTCACCAACACCGCATTTACCAATGACGGCGATGTCTGGTGGGAGGGTATGACTGAGGCGCCGCCAGAACATCTGACTGACTGGCGCGGCCAGCATTGGACACCTACCTCCACCGAGCCTGCCGCGCATCCGAATTCACGGTATTGCACACCCATTGCGCAATGCCCGACGGTCGCCCCGGAATGGGACGATCCCGCCGGAGTACCGATCTCGGCAATCTTCTTCGGCGGCAGACGCGCCAGCACAGTCCCGCTGATCACCGAATCCCTCAACTGGCGCCATGGAGTGTTCCTGGCCTCCACGCTGTCCTCGGAAACCACCGCGGCCGCCGCCGGCCAAGTCGGGGTGTTGCGCCGCGACCCCATGGCAATGCGCCCCTTCCTTGGATATCACGTCGGCGACTACTTCCAGCACTGGCTCAACATCGGCACCCGCACCGACCCGGATCTGCTGCCGAAGATCTTCTACGTCAACTGGTTCCGCCGCAGTGGCGACGGCAGGTTCCTGTGGCCCGGTTTCGGGG
The nucleotide sequence above comes from Mycobacteroides saopaulense. Encoded proteins:
- a CDS encoding carbonic anhydrase is translated as MNRRTLLLGGLTLVAVAACERGIPTPTTTSAMPEHADPLAALKAGNARFASGQMTHPHQSARRRQELADGQDPAAIVFSCIDSRVPPEIIFDQGLGDLFVIRTGAQDYDALIEGSIEYGAIMDHTPLMVVLGHQRCGAATAAVKSLEQRAPAPAHLADVVEALKPAYLEAKQAQWKSLDDLIEGTIRAQIRLTVNALRADPPLASNAKNNELRIAGAYYALDTGIVSWLDQ
- a CDS encoding DUF5313 domain-containing protein, which encodes MATDRPTGWQYVTYCYGKRLPDSMRDWVANDLSGPGAIRRHMVRYVIPPHFILAPFWLLPGGLLLHTAITLPIYVWAILMTHALNKIWRRHRLATHGLDPKLADNVNREKNARKHEAYAQRYGARTQTADNYSSSDPI
- a CDS encoding ArsR/SmtB family transcription factor; translated protein: MDARQPLYRMKADFFKTLGHPVRIRVLELLSERDRAVSEMLPEVGIEAANLSQQLAVLRRAGLVTARREGLSVLYTLTSPQVAELLATARTILTGVVADQAEWLDGADPVPVGPAEATRARR
- a CDS encoding phosphoenolpyruvate carboxykinase (GTP), whose protein sequence is MQGLAPAPTTHAGVLLWVAEMAELLGPDKVVWCDGSDAEWNRLTALLIKKGTFVPLTGKPNSFWAVSDPADVARVEDRTFICSDDSADAGPTNNWMDPVDMTTIMTEEYRGAMAGRTMYVIAFCMGPLGSDEPKFGVQVTDSEYVAVSMQIMTRSGTAVWDRLGLRGRFVKCVHSVGAPLAPGQADVPWPCDETKYISHFPATRTIWSYGSGYGGNALLGKKCFALRIASVMARDEGWLAEHMLILKLTSPEGVVRYVAAAFPSSCGKTNMAMLQPALPGWTAETIGDDIAWMRFGADGRLYAVNPEAGFFGVAPGTGGRTNPNAMDTIELGNSIFTNTAFTNDGDVWWEGMTEAPPEHLTDWRGQHWTPTSTEPAAHPNSRYCTPIAQCPTVAPEWDDPAGVPISAIFFGGRRASTVPLITESLNWRHGVFLASTLSSETTAAAAGQVGVLRRDPMAMRPFLGYHVGDYFQHWLNIGTRTDPDLLPKIFYVNWFRRSGDGRFLWPGFGENARVLKWALERLDATADAVATPIGYLPSLDALDRTGLDISDQDLEAALAINIDEWVTETESIDEWYAHIGGNRLPDELRLELGALRARLAEARRGCAELR